From a region of the Suncus etruscus isolate mSunEtr1 chromosome 11, mSunEtr1.pri.cur, whole genome shotgun sequence genome:
- the ASCL1 gene encoding achaete-scute homolog 1: MKPDFPLTPRAPSTLLLPKLSLVICCKLSDTSRGTFLPKPLYACTPTSEATHPSCKAGPPPFQSHPQLQPSPSPERAACLFSRESGTRQAHALQQQTPLNGEFARSGLSERAGGGAGVRELVLLSVPPHALHTLRPRFFQARSLARIPRLLGRRCAESSAEMESGGAGQQPQPQPQQTFLPPAACFFATAAAAAAAAAAAAQSAQQKQQQPQPPQQPPPPPQAPQLSPAADSQPSGGGHKSAPKQVKRQRSSSPELMRCKRRLNFSSFGYSLPQQQPAAVARRNERERNRVKLVNLGFATLREHVPNGAANKKMSKVETLRSAVEYIRALQQLLDEHDAVSAAFQAGVLSPTISPNYSNDLNSMAGSPVSSYSSDEGSYDPLSPEEQELLDFTNWF; encoded by the exons ATGAAGCCCGACTTTCCTCTAACTCCCAGAGCGCCCAGTACACTTTTACTACCCAAACTATCCCTTGTGATTTGCTGCAAGCTTTCAGATACATCCCGCGGGACATTTCTCCCCAAACCTTTGTATGCATGCACCCCAACTTCCGAAGCCACTCACCCCTCCTGCAAAGCCGGCCCCCCACCTTTCCAGAGCCACCCCCAGCTGCAGCCCTCCCCGAGCCCCGAGCGCGCCGCCTGTTTATTCAGCCGGGAGTCCGGCACGCGCCAGGCGCACGCACTGCAACAACAAACTCCGTTGAATGGGGAGTTTGCAAGGAGCGGGCTCTCAGaacgggcgggggggggggcgggtgttAGGGAgttgg TCTTGTTGAGCGTCCCTCCTCACGCGCTGCACACCTTGCGTCCCCGCTTTTTCCaagctcgctcgctcgctcggatCCCGCGACTGCTTGGCCGCCGCTGCGCGGAGAGCTCTGCCGAAATGGAAAGCGGCGGCGCCGGCCAGCAGCCCCAACCGCAACCCCAGCAGACCTTCCTGCCTCCCGCAGCCTGCTTCTTCGCCACGGCCGCAGCAGCTGCCgcggcagcagcggcggcggctcAGAGCGCGCAGCAAAAGCAACAGCAGCCGCAGCCGCCgcagcagccgccgccgccgccgcaggcGCCCCAGCTGAGCCCGGCCGCGGACAGCCAGCCCTCAGGGGGCGGTCACAAGTCAGCGCCCAAGCAAGTCAAGCGACAGCGCTCGTCGTCGCCCGAACTGATGCGCTGCAAGCGCCGGCTCAACTTCAGCAGCTTCGGCTACAGCTTGCCGCAGCAGCAACCGGCCGCCGTGGCGCGCCGCAACGAGCGCGAGCGCAACCGTGTCAAGCTGGTCAACCTGGGCTTCGCCACCCTGCGGGAGCACGTCCCCAACGGCGCTGCCAACAAGAAGATGAGCAAGGTGGAGACTCTGCGCTCGGCCGTCGAGTACATCCGCGCTCTGCAGCAGCTGCTGGACGAGCACGACGCGGTGAGCGCCGCCTTCCAGGCGGGCGTCCTCTCGCCCACCATCTCCCCCAACTACTCCAACGACTTGAACTCCATGGCCGGGTCGCCGGTCTCGTCTTACTCCTCGGACGAGGGTTCCTACGACCCCCTCAGCCCCGAGGAGCAAGAGCTGCTCGATTTCACCAACTGGTTTTGA